The following coding sequences lie in one Paenibacillus durus ATCC 35681 genomic window:
- a CDS encoding class I SAM-dependent methyltransferase has product MMINKIIEQTKRPLLFEKGSSQMWVDEYISQQMLEAHLDPNTDAASRKPHTIDASVKWIKEYICGNNAQQKVLDLGCGPGLYTNRLAKLGFNNVTGVDFSSRSIEYAKNQASELNLHVNYVCQDYLTLDFTNCFDVVLLIYCDFGVLNEYERNALLHKIFSSLKPGGKLVFDVFTPNKYKNHADSRTWNSYQSGFWRPTPHLCLSSNYWYSEERVHLHQAIVVDDLEDVPIYNIWDKTYTVDELSSILSCIGFEELEFYSDVTGREYEEKTEIITVIAKRKVMKILHRI; this is encoded by the coding sequence ATGATGATAAATAAAATAATCGAACAAACCAAAAGACCCCTGTTATTCGAAAAGGGTAGCTCACAAATGTGGGTGGACGAATACATATCACAACAAATGCTGGAGGCTCACTTAGATCCCAATACAGATGCAGCAAGCAGGAAGCCCCATACAATTGATGCTTCTGTGAAATGGATCAAAGAATATATTTGTGGTAATAACGCCCAACAAAAAGTGCTCGATTTAGGATGCGGGCCAGGGCTTTATACCAATCGGTTGGCTAAGCTTGGATTTAATAATGTAACGGGGGTGGATTTTTCAAGCCGTTCAATTGAATATGCTAAAAACCAGGCATCGGAGTTGAATTTGCATGTCAACTATGTTTGTCAGGATTATCTGACCCTCGATTTTACCAATTGCTTTGATGTTGTCCTGCTCATATATTGTGATTTTGGGGTTCTTAACGAATACGAACGGAATGCATTGTTGCATAAAATCTTCAGTAGCCTAAAGCCCGGCGGAAAGTTAGTCTTTGATGTTTTTACACCTAATAAATATAAAAATCATGCGGATTCAAGAACGTGGAATTCGTATCAAAGCGGCTTTTGGAGACCGACTCCTCATTTGTGTCTGAGCTCTAATTATTGGTACTCGGAAGAAAGAGTTCATTTACACCAAGCCATAGTGGTAGATGATCTTGAGGATGTGCCAATATATAATATTTGGGATAAGACATACACAGTGGATGAGCTTTCTTCCATTCTTAGCTGTATCGGCTTTGAAGAACTTGAATTTTATTCAGACGTCACTGGACGAGAATACGAAGAAAAGACAGAAATAATAACAGTAATCGCTAAGAGAAAAGTGATGAAAATTCTCCATAGAATATAA
- a CDS encoding ABC transporter ATP-binding protein, whose amino-acid sequence MQEPTIISFENVTKRYDDEEPVLKGVSFDIERGKFYTLLGPSGCGKTTILRLIAGFAEPTDGSIYMNGKVINRIPANERQVNTVFQDYALFPHLDVFENVAFGLRIKKLKKQAIEQKVQEALRFVNLAGYERRAVSEMSGGQRQRVAIARAIVNEPQVLLLDEPLSALDLKLRTEMQYILREMQQRLGITFIFVTHDQEEALAMSDWIFVMNKGKIEQSGTPNDIYDEPINRFVADFIGESNIVPGVMIEDYLVELNGRRFECVDAGLRPNEPIEIVIRPEDLEIVPLEQGKLRVRVDSQLFRGVHYEISCYDESGQEWLVHSTRKAEVGSEIGLYFDPEAIHVMRFGETEEEFDRRLEAYGGVEQHDK is encoded by the coding sequence ATTCAGGAACCAACCATTATTTCTTTCGAGAACGTCACTAAACGATATGACGATGAAGAGCCTGTGCTAAAAGGAGTCAGCTTTGATATAGAACGGGGCAAATTCTACACGCTGCTCGGGCCCTCCGGCTGCGGCAAGACAACCATTCTGCGCCTGATCGCCGGCTTTGCCGAGCCGACAGACGGTTCCATTTATATGAACGGCAAGGTTATCAACCGCATTCCCGCCAATGAGCGCCAGGTCAACACGGTGTTTCAGGATTACGCCCTGTTTCCGCACCTGGACGTGTTCGAGAATGTGGCGTTTGGACTGCGGATCAAGAAGCTGAAGAAGCAGGCAATCGAGCAAAAGGTGCAGGAAGCGCTGCGCTTCGTCAACCTGGCCGGATACGAGCGGCGTGCTGTGAGCGAAATGTCGGGCGGCCAGCGTCAGCGCGTGGCGATTGCCCGCGCCATCGTCAACGAGCCGCAGGTGCTGCTATTAGACGAGCCTCTGTCCGCGCTCGATTTGAAGCTGCGCACGGAGATGCAGTACATTTTGCGCGAAATGCAGCAGCGGCTGGGCATCACGTTCATCTTCGTCACCCATGACCAGGAAGAGGCGCTGGCGATGTCGGACTGGATTTTTGTCATGAACAAGGGAAAAATCGAGCAAAGCGGCACGCCTAACGACATCTACGACGAGCCGATCAACCGGTTTGTGGCCGATTTTATCGGAGAATCGAATATCGTGCCCGGCGTGATGATTGAGGACTATCTCGTGGAGCTTAATGGACGCCGGTTTGAATGCGTGGACGCGGGCCTGCGGCCGAATGAGCCGATCGAGATCGTCATCCGCCCCGAAGATCTGGAGATTGTTCCTCTGGAGCAGGGCAAACTGCGTGTGCGGGTGGACAGCCAGCTCTTTCGGGGCGTGCATTATGAGATCAGCTGTTACGATGAATCCGGGCAGGAATGGCTCGTTCACTCGACGCGCAAAGCCGAAGTCGGGAGCGAGATCGGTCTGTATTTTGACCCCGAGGCCATCCATGTCATGAGATTCGGCGAAACGGAGGAAGAGTTCGACAGACGTCTGGAGGCTTACGGCGGGGTGGAGCAGCATGACAAGTAA
- a CDS encoding ABC transporter permease, giving the protein MTSKAKQVYLIPYYLWIALFVIAPVLLILYYSLFDLNGKLTLSNYANFFTPVYLKMTLSSFWYAFLITVFSLLVAYPAAWLLTRTKHKQLWLLLIILPTWINLLLKTYAFIGIFGTFGPVNSILDVLGIGEKQILFTGFSFVFVSVYIFIPFMILPIFSALEDLNPTLLSAARDLGASGWTTFRRVVFPLTVSGVRSGCMAVFIPALSLFMITRLIAGNRVITLGTAIEQHFLVTQDWGMGSTVAVFLIVVMALVMVLAGGRKGVRHGK; this is encoded by the coding sequence ATGACAAGTAAAGCGAAACAAGTCTACCTTATCCCGTATTACTTATGGATCGCCCTGTTCGTGATTGCGCCGGTGCTGCTCATCCTTTATTACTCGCTCTTTGATCTGAACGGGAAGCTGACGCTGTCCAATTACGCTAATTTTTTCACCCCGGTTTATTTAAAAATGACGCTCAGCTCGTTCTGGTATGCGTTTCTAATTACAGTGTTCTCGCTGCTGGTCGCTTATCCGGCCGCCTGGCTGCTGACACGAACGAAGCATAAGCAGCTCTGGCTGCTGCTCATTATTTTGCCGACCTGGATCAATCTGCTGCTGAAGACATACGCCTTTATCGGCATTTTCGGCACCTTCGGTCCGGTTAACAGCATTTTGGATGTGCTTGGCATCGGGGAGAAGCAGATTTTGTTTACGGGCTTCAGCTTTGTGTTTGTGTCGGTCTATATTTTTATCCCTTTCATGATTCTGCCCATCTTCAGCGCGCTCGAGGATCTGAATCCGACGCTGCTGTCTGCGGCGCGCGATCTGGGCGCTTCCGGCTGGACGACGTTCCGGCGGGTTGTGTTCCCGCTCACGGTCTCGGGCGTGCGCTCGGGGTGCATGGCGGTCTTCATTCCGGCGTTGTCCCTGTTTATGATCACCCGCCTGATCGCGGGCAACCGGGTCATCACTCTGGGCACGGCCATTGAGCAGCATTTTCTGGTCACGCAGGACTGGGGAATGGGCTCGACCGTAGCCGTGTTCCTGATTGTCGTCATGGCTCTCGTGATGGTTCTTGCGGGCGGGCGGAAAGGAGTGCGGCATGGAAAATAG
- a CDS encoding flavin reductase family protein, whose protein sequence is MMIIKMNEQTVHDNYKLLIGSVVPRPIAFVTSINAEGVVNAAPFSFYNIVNDNPPMVMFSCGRRADGTLKDTARNILANQEFVVHVTDEDNIEAINHASINAPESVSELELAGLTAVPGSTVAVPRVQECPVAMECRLEQHVPLGHFDLFIGEVLSFYVRDDLIHNGRIDIGKLKPVSRLAGSSYGAIGRIFDLERPVYGDQ, encoded by the coding sequence ATGATGATCATTAAAATGAATGAACAGACGGTTCACGACAATTATAAGCTGCTGATCGGCAGCGTCGTGCCACGGCCCATCGCGTTCGTTACCTCGATTAATGCGGAAGGGGTTGTGAACGCGGCTCCATTCAGCTTCTATAACATTGTGAACGATAATCCGCCGATGGTCATGTTCTCCTGCGGTCGGCGTGCGGACGGCACTCTGAAGGATACGGCGCGCAATATCCTGGCGAATCAGGAATTTGTCGTGCATGTCACGGACGAGGACAACATCGAGGCGATTAACCATGCCTCCATCAATGCGCCTGAGTCTGTCAGCGAGCTGGAGCTTGCAGGACTAACCGCCGTTCCCGGCAGCACGGTGGCGGTGCCAAGGGTGCAGGAATGCCCGGTTGCCATGGAATGCCGCCTTGAGCAGCATGTTCCGCTGGGGCATTTCGATCTGTTCATCGGCGAGGTGCTGAGCTTCTATGTACGGGATGATCTCATCCATAACGGTCGGATCGACATCGGCAAGCTGAAGCCGGTCAGCCGCTTAGCCGGATCGTCATACGGCGCGATTGGACGAATATTCGACTTGGAGCGGCCGGTTTACGGAGATCAATAA
- a CDS encoding PotD/PotF family extracellular solute-binding protein, with protein sequence MKQLVNAFVAIMIAAFALMYLGAWMNKSEGYSGGNTLTIYNWGDYIDPELLTQFQKETGITVIYQTFDSNEAMLTKIEQGGTNFDLVVPSDYAIAKMKEENLLLPLDHSKLPNLSHIDPRFMNLSFDEGNRYSVPYFWGTVGIIYNPGLTHGLTFKSWNDLWDSRLKNNILLLDGAREVMGMALNSLHHSLNDTSEDHLQEALKKLNTLSPNVKAIVGDEIKMLLANEEAAVGLVWSGDAAEIMDENDKLNYVVPEEGSNVWADNLVIPRSAANVEGAYKFINFMLRPEVAAQNTEYVGYSTPNKDALALLPKDISGDERFYPPKVITDKLEVYDNLGKRMLAHYNELFLKFKMNND encoded by the coding sequence ATGAAGCAGCTCGTGAACGCTTTTGTGGCGATAATGATCGCGGCCTTTGCCCTGATGTACCTTGGAGCCTGGATGAACAAAAGCGAAGGCTACTCCGGCGGCAATACGCTGACCATCTATAACTGGGGCGACTATATCGATCCCGAGCTGCTGACGCAGTTCCAGAAGGAGACGGGCATTACAGTCATTTACCAGACCTTCGATTCCAACGAGGCGATGCTGACGAAGATTGAGCAGGGCGGCACGAACTTCGATCTTGTGGTCCCTTCCGACTACGCCATCGCTAAAATGAAAGAGGAAAACCTGCTGCTCCCGCTCGACCATAGCAAGCTGCCGAATCTGTCCCATATCGACCCCAGGTTCATGAACCTGTCGTTTGACGAAGGCAACCGCTACTCGGTTCCTTATTTCTGGGGAACGGTCGGCATTATCTATAATCCCGGGCTGACTCACGGACTAACCTTCAAGAGCTGGAACGATCTGTGGGACAGCCGGCTGAAAAATAATATCCTGCTGCTGGACGGAGCGCGGGAAGTGATGGGCATGGCGCTCAACAGCCTGCATCATTCCCTGAACGACACCAGCGAGGATCATTTGCAGGAGGCGCTGAAGAAGCTGAACACTCTGTCGCCTAATGTCAAAGCGATTGTCGGCGACGAAATCAAAATGCTGCTGGCGAATGAGGAGGCCGCCGTCGGCCTTGTCTGGTCAGGAGACGCCGCAGAGATTATGGACGAGAACGACAAGCTGAATTATGTCGTGCCGGAGGAAGGCTCGAACGTGTGGGCGGATAATCTCGTCATTCCGCGCTCGGCGGCCAATGTGGAGGGGGCGTATAAGTTCATCAACTTCATGCTTCGGCCAGAAGTGGCCGCCCAGAACACCGAGTATGTCGGCTACTCCACGCCGAACAAGGACGCGCTGGCGCTGCTGCCGAAGGATATTTCCGGGGACGAGCGCTTTTACCCGCCTAAAGTAATCACCGACAAGCTTGAGGTATACGACAATCTCGGCAAGCGCATGCTTGCACACTACAATGAGCTGTTTCTGAAGTTTAAGATGAATAACGATTAA
- a CDS encoding putative holin-like toxin codes for MEVKDALSLMFMFGMFILALLTYMKKK; via the coding sequence ATGGAGGTTAAAGATGCTCTCTCCTTAATGTTCATGTTCGGTATGTTCATTTTGGCATTGCTCACCTACATGAAAAAGAAATAG
- a CDS encoding class I SAM-dependent methyltransferase, protein MIPDGNHHSNIIRFTGFQNEYDRYRPEAPRLVTELLTGYLGKRPALVVDLGCGTGLSTFLWRTAADAVIGVEPGDDMRGKALEKWNALGSPASISFVPGYSNALELPSGSADIVTCSQSFHWMEPVSTLKEVSRVLRPGGIFAAYDCDWPPVLEPNIETRYNELIEQADVIISRRVSAEDRAVKWGKEGHLSRIKASKEFSFAREIAFHNIEHCSAERYVGLTLSQGSLQTVLRLGGGELDEEIADYRETVERYFRGRTLETIFSYHVRLGIK, encoded by the coding sequence ATGATACCCGACGGAAATCACCATTCCAATATCATACGCTTCACCGGCTTTCAAAATGAGTACGACCGTTATCGGCCGGAGGCGCCCAGGCTTGTGACTGAACTGCTTACGGGCTATTTGGGAAAAAGACCCGCTCTCGTCGTGGATCTCGGCTGCGGAACCGGGCTGTCCACCTTCTTGTGGCGGACGGCCGCCGACGCCGTCATCGGTGTTGAGCCCGGCGATGATATGCGCGGCAAGGCTCTGGAGAAATGGAACGCGCTGGGCAGTCCGGCAAGCATATCGTTTGTCCCCGGCTATTCCAATGCTCTGGAGCTGCCTTCCGGCTCTGCCGATATTGTCACCTGCTCCCAGTCCTTCCACTGGATGGAGCCCGTGAGTACGCTGAAGGAGGTTTCGCGTGTGCTGAGACCGGGCGGAATCTTCGCCGCCTACGACTGCGACTGGCCGCCGGTGCTTGAGCCGAATATCGAAACCCGCTACAATGAACTGATCGAACAGGCGGATGTCATCATCAGCCGCCGGGTATCGGCTGAGGACAGGGCCGTCAAATGGGGCAAAGAAGGCCATCTTAGCCGCATCAAAGCGAGCAAGGAATTCTCCTTCGCCCGCGAGATCGCCTTCCACAACATAGAGCACTGCAGCGCGGAGAGGTACGTCGGCCTTACGCTCAGTCAGGGCAGTCTTCAGACCGTGCTGCGGCTCGGCGGAGGCGAGCTGGATGAAGAGATTGCCGATTACCGGGAGACGGTGGAACGCTATTTTAGGGGCCGGACTCTGGAAACGATATTCAGCTACCACGTGAGACTGGGAATCAAGTAA
- a CDS encoding ABC transporter permease codes for MENRNRWSNLYLALVFIVLYAPIFYLMYYSFNSGGTMHEFEGFTLDHYREVVQDTRLIIIVINTLVIALLSSAIATIIAVIGALAIQHVRSRRAKNTLLSLNNVLIVSPDVIIGASFLILFTIVGVKLGFSSVLLSHIAFSVPIAVLMILPHLEEMSPTLTDAARDLGATRRDVLTKVILPVIRPGIFSGFFMALTYSLDDFAVTFFVTGNGYSTLSVEIYSRARQGVSLSINALSTLIFLFTVLLVVGYYFLTAKKAKKPSVELTAEAGVPR; via the coding sequence ATGGAAAATAGAAACCGGTGGTCCAATCTGTATCTGGCGCTTGTCTTTATCGTGCTGTATGCGCCGATCTTCTATCTGATGTATTATTCGTTCAACAGCGGCGGTACGATGCATGAATTTGAAGGCTTTACGCTTGATCATTACCGGGAAGTGGTGCAGGATACGCGGCTGATCATCATCGTAATCAATACGCTTGTGATCGCGCTGCTGTCCTCGGCCATCGCCACGATTATCGCGGTGATCGGCGCGCTGGCGATTCAGCATGTCCGCAGCCGCAGGGCCAAGAATACGCTGTTGTCGCTGAACAATGTACTGATCGTCAGCCCCGATGTCATTATCGGCGCATCGTTTCTCATCTTGTTCACGATAGTGGGCGTGAAGCTCGGATTCTCTTCCGTTCTGCTATCGCATATCGCTTTCAGTGTGCCCATTGCGGTGCTGATGATTCTTCCGCATCTGGAGGAGATGAGCCCGACGCTTACCGACGCCGCCCGCGATCTCGGCGCTACCCGCAGGGATGTGCTGACGAAGGTCATTCTGCCGGTCATCCGGCCGGGCATTTTCAGCGGATTTTTCATGGCGCTTACCTATTCGCTGGACGATTTCGCGGTAACGTTCTTCGTAACGGGCAACGGTTATTCGACCCTCTCCGTGGAAATCTATTCGCGGGCGCGGCAGGGCGTGTCGCTGTCGATTAACGCGCTGTCCACGCTGATCTTCCTGTTCACGGTGCTGCTGGTCGTAGGCTACTACTTCCTGACGGCCAAAAAAGCCAAGAAGCCCTCAGTGGAACTGACGGCTGAAGCGGGGGTGCCTAGATGA
- a CDS encoding aldo/keto reductase: MKYEYLGGSGLQVSKLGLGTNAFGKRADQAASTAVLHTALDNGINFIDTANIYTGTESERIIGEALAGRRHEAVLATKAGLVRRPGPGGSGSSRFHLMRELEDSLRRLKTDYVDLYQIHTFDPHTPLEETLRTLDDMVSSGKVRYIGASNYAAWELMKALGISERMGYERYVSLQCSYSLADRTPERELVPLCLDQGVGIIPYFPLAGGILTGKYSAGDEAPAGSRADTDPNFARFLTGERIALGQETAALAAELETTPAALSLAWLMSRPAVSTVIVGATRAEQLQESLKSVSLALSAETQEKLEAVSRPFIHSEPFAVYRLPE; encoded by the coding sequence ATGAAATATGAATATCTCGGGGGAAGCGGACTACAGGTATCCAAGCTGGGGCTCGGCACGAACGCCTTCGGCAAGCGGGCGGATCAGGCCGCTTCCACGGCGGTGCTGCACACCGCGCTGGATAACGGGATCAACTTCATCGATACCGCCAATATTTATACCGGAACGGAATCGGAGCGAATTATCGGAGAGGCGCTGGCGGGCAGGAGGCATGAAGCCGTACTGGCGACAAAAGCCGGGCTGGTGAGAAGACCCGGCCCCGGCGGCAGCGGTTCATCCAGATTCCATCTGATGCGGGAACTGGAGGACAGTCTCCGCCGTCTCAAGACGGACTATGTCGATCTGTACCAGATTCATACCTTCGATCCGCATACTCCGCTCGAAGAGACGCTGCGGACGCTGGATGACATGGTGTCCTCCGGCAAAGTACGCTATATCGGCGCCTCCAATTATGCCGCATGGGAGCTGATGAAGGCGCTTGGCATCAGCGAACGGATGGGCTATGAGCGCTACGTTTCGCTCCAGTGCAGCTACTCGCTGGCCGACCGTACGCCAGAGCGGGAGCTCGTCCCCCTCTGCCTGGATCAGGGCGTCGGCATCATCCCGTATTTTCCGCTTGCCGGTGGCATCCTGACCGGCAAATACAGCGCGGGAGATGAGGCTCCCGCAGGCTCCAGAGCCGATACCGATCCGAACTTCGCCCGGTTCCTTACCGGCGAACGGATCGCACTCGGGCAGGAGACAGCCGCGCTCGCGGCGGAGCTGGAGACGACGCCTGCCGCTCTGTCCCTAGCCTGGCTTATGAGCCGCCCGGCGGTGTCCACCGTTATTGTCGGCGCTACCCGGGCGGAGCAGCTTCAAGAGAGCCTAAAGAGCGTCTCGCTTGCTCTGAGCGCCGAGACGCAGGAGAAGCTCGAAGCGGTAAGCCGTCCTTTCATCCACAGCGAGCCGTTTGCGGTGTACCGCCTGCCGGAGTAA
- a CDS encoding FUSC family protein produces MNEGLQERLEKFGFSLYMIRVTLAASLSWMAVHAMYGNEFSYFAPLAAILITQGSVKASLEKGIYRLLGIVLGGTVSLMIGHFFNVGPLSILLILLIGLGVATACRINFQAITQVGVTSVLALTFLQDHYVMFRATETLIGVAFALLFNVIIVPPKGFVNVKNTAFAGTLLLADGLNGLAPGRDENSQAEALKRSGQLLKDSAQKQSELLFTLSHVPCINDLSVMKKSISHLQTMHNYVKEISAEIRLLPPHYASADWMQKTLSATADCIAIFGAKTLSDTECHSSLPEALRRARELQLASFSELQGNCPLTAIRDLGAVFSHLNRLLDEVERADHAVMSAAPQRTRARLERAVRFAKKGLSHKL; encoded by the coding sequence ATGAACGAGGGGCTGCAGGAGCGCCTTGAAAAATTTGGTTTTTCGCTATATATGATACGGGTTACGCTGGCAGCTTCGCTTTCCTGGATGGCTGTTCACGCTATGTACGGCAACGAATTTTCGTACTTCGCGCCGCTGGCGGCGATTCTGATTACCCAGGGCAGCGTCAAGGCTTCGCTGGAAAAGGGCATCTACCGGCTGCTCGGTATTGTTCTCGGCGGAACCGTCAGCTTAATGATCGGCCACTTCTTCAATGTCGGGCCGCTGTCGATTCTGCTGATTCTGCTGATTGGCCTTGGCGTGGCGACCGCCTGCCGGATCAACTTCCAGGCGATTACGCAGGTGGGCGTTACCTCGGTGCTGGCACTGACCTTTTTACAGGATCATTATGTAATGTTTAGAGCCACGGAAACGCTGATTGGCGTGGCCTTCGCTCTGCTTTTCAATGTAATTATCGTCCCGCCCAAGGGGTTCGTCAATGTTAAGAATACGGCCTTCGCAGGGACCTTGCTGCTCGCAGACGGACTGAACGGACTCGCGCCGGGGCGGGATGAGAACAGCCAAGCCGAAGCTTTGAAGCGGTCCGGACAGCTGCTCAAGGACAGCGCGCAGAAACAAAGCGAGCTGCTCTTTACCCTATCCCATGTTCCCTGCATTAATGATTTGTCCGTCATGAAGAAATCGATCTCCCATTTACAAACCATGCATAACTATGTGAAAGAAATCTCAGCTGAAATACGACTGCTGCCGCCGCATTACGCCTCCGCCGACTGGATGCAGAAGACGCTGAGCGCTACAGCCGACTGCATTGCTATCTTCGGGGCCAAGACTTTGTCGGATACGGAATGCCACAGCTCGCTTCCGGAAGCTCTCCGCCGCGCCCGCGAGCTTCAGCTCGCCAGCTTCTCCGAGCTTCAAGGGAACTGCCCGCTGACCGCCATCCGCGATCTCGGCGCCGTCTTCTCGCATCTAAACCGGCTGCTGGATGAGGTGGAACGCGCTGATCACGCCGTCATGTCGGCTGCTCCGCAGCGGACCCGCGCCCGTCTGGAACGCGCCGTGCGCTTTGCAAAAAAGGGACTCTCCCACAAGCTTTAA
- a CDS encoding DMT family transporter, protein MPRQKSAVFLLTFLILVWGINWPLSKIALSYAPPLLFSGIRTVIGGVLLILIALPKARLLQFKKLWPVYLSSAILSIALYYGVQTIGLKYVPAGLFSAIVFLQPVLLGIFSWMWLGEEMHRQKMAGLALGFLGVACLSAGGLTGSISLLGILLALGTALCWALGTVYMKRNAVRVDMLWMTAMQITLGGLILLAAGSAAEPWKAIRWNAGFVAVTLFISIFVIALGWLVYFKLINEGEAGKVASYTFLVPLVSIASSVLFLNEKITVNLVIGLVLVVISILLVNLRIRRRTAAVTAGYEALEGGK, encoded by the coding sequence ATGCCTCGGCAAAAATCTGCGGTTTTTTTATTAACTTTTCTCATTCTGGTATGGGGCATTAACTGGCCTTTATCCAAAATAGCGCTGAGCTACGCGCCGCCGCTGTTATTCTCGGGCATCCGCACCGTAATCGGGGGCGTGCTGCTGATCCTGATCGCGCTGCCCAAAGCGCGGCTGCTCCAGTTCAAGAAGCTGTGGCCGGTATATTTGAGCTCCGCCATATTAAGCATAGCGCTGTATTACGGCGTACAAACGATTGGACTGAAATACGTGCCGGCTGGGCTGTTCTCGGCGATTGTATTTCTGCAGCCGGTGCTGCTCGGGATTTTCTCCTGGATGTGGCTAGGGGAAGAGATGCATAGGCAAAAAATGGCCGGGCTCGCGCTCGGTTTTCTGGGCGTAGCCTGCTTGAGCGCGGGCGGCCTGACCGGCAGCATTTCGCTGCTCGGTATCCTTCTTGCTCTAGGCACCGCCCTGTGCTGGGCGCTTGGAACGGTGTATATGAAGCGAAACGCGGTGCGGGTCGATATGCTGTGGATGACGGCCATGCAGATCACGCTCGGGGGGCTGATCCTGCTTGCAGCCGGCAGCGCGGCCGAGCCGTGGAAAGCCATCCGTTGGAACGCCGGTTTTGTTGCCGTCACGCTGTTCATTTCCATCTTTGTGATTGCGCTCGGTTGGCTTGTTTACTTCAAGCTGATTAACGAAGGGGAGGCCGGAAAGGTTGCCTCCTATACTTTTTTGGTCCCGCTTGTCTCCATCGCCTCAAGCGTCCTCTTCCTAAATGAGAAGATAACGGTTAATCTGGTGATAGGTCTGGTACTGGTGGTAATCAGCATCTTGCTGGTCAATCTCCGGATACGGCGCCGGACGGCGGCGGTAACGGCTGGATACGAAGCTCTTGAAGGAGGAAAATGA